Genomic window (Hyalangium minutum):
GCCCCGTCCTGCCCCGTCCCGCCCCACCCACCACCGCCCCGCCGCCCTGCACCACCCGTCCTGCCCCGTCCCGCTTACTGCCCACGCCTTTGTCCTTAGCATCCCCCGTGCCGACCCTCGGGCCCGCACTGCCTCTCTGTGATTTCAAGGAGTTACGCCAAATCGCCCTGCAGGACAGGGTGCCCATTCCGGCCGGGGCCTGGAAAAACTTCAGCCACCCTCCAGGGCCCTGAAAAGAGGAGACGTCGCACCGTCTGCCGAGCGGGCTAGAACACAGCCACCATGTCGTCGCCCCTCCCCCCTTGCGGGCTCTATCGGACCCGGCGCGCCCTCGGCACCAGCATCCCCGAGGGACGCCTCGTGTACTTCCACAACCACGGCGAGCCCGGCCCCGGCCTGTACTTGCCCAGCGGCTGGAGCGTGAACCGCGCCCGCTGGCACTCGCACGGCACCACCCTGCCGGATCCGCAGTGGGCCGAGCACCTGGAGCCGCTCCTGGCCGAGGGCCTCTACCGCGTCCGCTCGGCCTTCACGTGCTGCGAGAAGAACTGCCGGACGTTCGAGGAGGAGCTGCTGGTCCAGCTCGGCTACAACGGCACGGCCGAGCCCATCCTCTTCGTCCCCGAGTGGACGGCGGCGGGCCTGGACTTCCCCACCTCGGGCACGCTCGTGGACCCGAAGATGTTGGACCAGCTGGTGCCCCTCAAGGTGGACAAGCGGGAGGAGCCCTCCGCGGACCGGGCCTTCCTGCACTGACGCCGTACGCCCTCGCACTGCCGTGTGCCAAGCTCGCCGCCCCCCGGCCCGCCGCATCAGAAGAGGATCCCTTTGAGACTCCCGCTCCTCGCATCCCTGCTCGTGCTCGCCGCGTGCTCTCCCAGCACCGAGGGCCCCACGCCGAAGCTGATCGGCACCGTCAACCCGCGCCAGCCCTTCACCAACCCCGCGCGCGTGTGCAACGCGCAGAAAGCCCCCGCGCCGGAGCTCAACTGCAAGACGGCGGAAGCCGCGCGCGGCTGGTGCATCAACCTGCTGGGCGAGCGCTTCACGCCCATCCCCGAGGACGTGCTCACCGGTGAAGCCACGCTGGGCCTGCCGGAGATCACCCTGAAGGGCCCCGTCACGCTGACGCTGGATCCGTCCCGCGTCTCGTACCGGGACTCCGAGCGGATGTTCCTGGACATCCCCACGCGGGACTCCAGCCCTGGGGCGGAGCTGCCCGAGGGCAGCTATGCGTTGGAGGTGAAAAACCTCGCTGGAGGCACGCACGAGCTGGCGGATCTGCTCGTCATGGTCCCGCCTCCGCAGGTGACGCGGGTGACGGCGCCGCAGGGCTTCCAGGCCGATGACATCACCCCGCTCGTCGTCGAGGGCACGGGCTTCCGGACGGACACGTTCCCCGCCATGCAGCTGCTGCGCGAGGGCGCCGAGCCGCTGGAGATCTTCATCCTCTCGGTGGACTCGCCCACGCGGCTCTCCACGGAGCTCGTCCCCGGCACGCCCGCGGGCACGTACTCCCTCTCCATCACCAACCCCGAGGGCTGCTCGTTCACGCTGCCCAACGCGCTCACGGTCAGCTACCCATGACTGCTCTCTCCGTCCTCGCGCTCCTCGCCCTCACTCAGGCCCCGGCTCCGGCTCCGGCGGCTCCAGTGGAGGAGGCCTCCGAGGGTGACAGCATCGTGCTGGCCCCGAAGGCCGGCTTCTTCCAGAGCACCGCCTCGCTCGGGGGCGCTCCGTACTTCGGTCTCGAGGTGGGCTACATCACCCCGCTGCTGCAGCGGCGGCTGGCCATCGTGTTGGAGGGCAGCTTCCACCAGCCGAAGACGTCCGGGACGCTCGACGATCCCCGGCTCACGCTGGGCGAGCAGGAGTACCGGCTCACCGAGCGCGAGCTGGCCCTGATGCTCTCGGCGGTGTACCGCTTCGAGGGTGCGTGGGGCTCGGTGACTCCGTACGCGGGCGCAGGCCCGGGGCTCTACCTGCACCGAGCCACCACGCAGGGCTTTGGCGCCACCATCGAGGAGAAGGAGGGCACCCTGGGCTTCCAGTTCCTCGGAGGCGCCGAGCTGCACCTGGGACCGGGAGGCCTCTTCCTGGAAGCGCATTACCACTTCACCAGAGTGAGCTTCCTCACCACGGGCTCGGTGAATGCCGGGGGCTTCCTCGGGAGCTTGGGTTACCGCCTGCGGCTGTGAGCCCGGAGGCGAGGACTACTTCGCCGGGGTGAGCGTCACCTGCGTCTCGCCCAGCACCTGGCCCTTGTCGTCCGTGAAGCGGGCCTGGACCTCCATCGGCGCGGAGAGCCAGCCGCCTTGCACCGGCGTGCTGTACGCGAGCGGCACATCCACGCCCGGCGTCACCGGAGCAGGCGCGCCCTCGCTCGGGAAGAACTGGAGCACCTCGCCCGAGGAGGACTTCGCCGCCACCGAGAGCCGTGCACCCCGGGGCGCCGTGTAGCTGAACTGCACGGACGCGCCCTCCGGGCACGCCAGCTTGCCACCCGGCAGAGCCTCGCCCTTCACCTGCCCCTCCGAGGACACGCAGAACGCACGCACGCCGTACGCGCTCTCCGTCGAGCCCTTGCGTGCCTGCCACTCACCCTCGGCGGGCCCCGTGCGCTGACCGCGAGGGACGACCACCAGCAGGGCCACCGCCGCCATCGCCGCGGCCGGGAGCACCACCTTCCACCAGTCCCACACCGAGCGGCGCTCGGGAGCGGCCGCCTTCTCCGAGGCCCGGACACGCGCCATGAGCTGCGCCTCGAGCAGCGCCTCGCGGCCCTGGGGCAGCACCCGCTTCTCCAGCGCGGACTCCACGCGCGAGAGCCGCTCGTAGCCGTCCCGGCACTCGGCGCAGGTCTT
Coding sequences:
- a CDS encoding outer membrane beta-barrel protein → MTALSVLALLALTQAPAPAPAAPVEEASEGDSIVLAPKAGFFQSTASLGGAPYFGLEVGYITPLLQRRLAIVLEGSFHQPKTSGTLDDPRLTLGEQEYRLTERELALMLSAVYRFEGAWGSVTPYAGAGPGLYLHRATTQGFGATIEEKEGTLGFQFLGGAELHLGPGGLFLEAHYHFTRVSFLTTGSVNAGGFLGSLGYRLRL
- a CDS encoding anti-sigma factor family protein: MTCTNSEMKAALRQLFLGELKPEAHALLREHAKTCAECRDGYERLSRVESALEKRVLPQGREALLEAQLMARVRASEKAAAPERRSVWDWWKVVLPAAAMAAVALLVVVPRGQRTGPAEGEWQARKGSTESAYGVRAFCVSSEGQVKGEALPGGKLACPEGASVQFSYTAPRGARLSVAAKSSSGEVLQFFPSEGAPAPVTPGVDVPLAYSTPVQGGWLSAPMEVQARFTDDKGQVLGETQVTLTPAK